A genomic segment from Fibrobacter sp. encodes:
- a CDS encoding type II toxin-antitoxin system VapB family antitoxin encodes MRKHEVEGSSIKKADSKEPAFFDLSVKAKPSSFDFCVLYMYIKAKESEVLMVATLEIPERLLEEAMVVTKITSKDDVVVFALENLLKTKSIAGLKKFKGKVDLDIDMDSMRGRI; translated from the coding sequence GTGCGTAAGCACGAAGTCGAAGGATCTAGCATTAAAAAGGCAGACTCGAAAGAGCCTGCCTTTTTTGATTTGTCCGTGAAAGCCAAACCTTCGTCATTTGACTTTTGTGTCCTATATATGTATATTAAAGCGAAAGAAAGCGAGGTACTTATGGTTGCCACTCTAGAAATTCCCGAGAGACTTCTTGAAGAAGCTATGGTCGTTACCAAAATCACATCAAAAGATGATGTGGTTGTTTTCGCTTTGGAAAATCTGCTGAAAACAAAATCCATCGCAGGATTAAAAAAGTTTAAAGGGAAAGTCGACCTCGACATTGATATGGATTCTATGCGAGGACGAATTTAA